From one Cygnus olor isolate bCygOlo1 chromosome 26, bCygOlo1.pri.v2, whole genome shotgun sequence genomic stretch:
- the LOC121059953 gene encoding tyrosine-protein kinase ZAP-70 encodes MPDAAAHLPFYYGSIARSEAEEYLKLAGMSDGLFLLRQCLRSLGGYVLSMVCNLQFYHYAIERQMNGTYAIAGGKAHCGPEELCEFYSKDADGLCCTLRKPCNRPSGVEPQPGVFDSMRDNMVREYVRQTWRLEGDALEQAIISQAPQVEKLIATTAHERMPWYHGNISRDEAERRLYSGAQPDGKFLLREKKENGSYALSLVYGKTVYHYRIDQDKSGKYSIPEGTKFDTLWQLVEYLKLKPDGLIFALRESCPNPSMPASAAPVPPTHPSVSRHLGALNADGYTPEPVGKSRLLPMDTSVYESPYSDPEELKDKKLFLKRDHLMIDEVELGAGNFGCVKKGVYKMRKKQIDVAIKVLKSNNEKTVRDEMMTEAQIMHQLDNPYIVRMIGVCEAESLMLVMEMASGGPLNKFLSSKKDEITVSNIVELMHQVSMGMKYLEEKNFVHRDLAARNVLLVNQHYAKISDFGLSKALGADDSYYKARTAGKWPLKWYAPECILYHKFSSKSDVWSYGVTMWEAFSYGQKPYKKMKGPEVISFIEQGKRMDCPTDCPAEMYTLMQQCWTYRWEERPGFISVENTIRAYYYSIATKTENGPETEDKSKAALP; translated from the exons CTGCGCAGTCTGGGGGGGTACGTCCTCTCCATGGTATGCAACCTGCAGTTTTATCATTACGCCATCGAGCGCCAGATGAACGGTACCTACGCTATTGCGGGGGGCAAAGCGCACTGTGGGCCAGAGGAGCTCTGCGAGTTTTACTCCAAGGATGCTGATGGGCTCTGCTGCACCCTCCGCAAGCCCTGCAACCGCCCCAGTGGCGTGGAGCCCCAGCCTGGTGTCTTCGACAGCATGAGGGACAATATGGTGCGCGAGTACGTCCGGCAGACGTGGAGACTAGAG GGGGATGCACTTGAACAGGCCATCATAAGCCAGGCTCCACAGGTGGAGAAGCTCATTGCCACCACGGCCCATGAGAGGATGCCCTGGTACCACGGCAACATCAGCCGGGATGAAGCTGAACGGAGGCTCTACTCTGGGGCACAACCTGATGGGAAGTTCCT gctgagagaaaaaaaggaaaatggctcCTACGCTCTCTCCCTTGTCTACGGCAAAACAGTGTATCACTATCGGATAGACCAGGACAAGTCCGGCAAGTACTCCATCCCCGAGGGGACCAAGTTCGACACGCTCTGGCAG CTGGTGGAGTATTTGAAACTCAAACCGGATGGTCTGATTTTCGCCCTGAGGGAAAGCTGCCCCAACCCCAGCATGCCAG CCTCTGCAGCACCGGTTCCACCAACCCACCCCTCTGTGAGC agaCACCTTGGGGCTCTCAATGCAGATGGATACACGCCAGAGCCTGTAG GAAAGTCACGCTTGCTACCCATGGACACCAGCGTCTATGAGAGCCCGTACAGTGACCCTGAGGAACTGAAGGATAAGAAACTCTTCCTGAAGAGGGACCACCTGATGATTGATGAAGTGGAACTGGGGGCAGGAAACTTTGGCTGCGTCAAGAAAGGAGTCTACAAAATGAGAAA GAAGCAGATTGATGTGGCCATCAAGGTGCTGAAGAGCAACAATGAGAAAACAGTGAGGGATGAAATGATGACGGAAGCCCAGATCATGCATCAACTGGACAACCCGTACATTGTCCGCATGATTGGGGTCTGCGAGGCAGAGTCCCTAATGCTTGTGATGGAGATGGCTTCTGGAGGACCACTCAACAAGTTCTTGTCTTCCAAGAA AGATGAGATTACAGTCAGCAATATTGTGGAGCTGATGCATCAAGTATCCATGGGGATGAAgtacttggaggaaaaaaactttGTCCACAGGGACCTGGCAGCCAGAAATGTCCTGCTGGTCAACCAGCATTATGCCAAGATCAGTGACTTCGGACTCTCCAAGGCGCTTGGCGCTGACGACAGCTACTACAAG GCCAGGACAGCAGGAAAGTGGCCCTTGAAATGGTATGCCCCAGAGTGCATCCTCTATCACAAGTTCTCCAGCAAGAGTGATGTATGGAGCTATGGCGTGACCATGTGGGAGGCCTTCAGCTATGGGCAGAAACCGTACAAG AAAATGAAAGGCCCGGAGGTTATTAGCTTCATAGAGCAAGGGAAGCGCATGGACTGCCCCACGGACTGTCCGGCAGAGATGTACACCCTCATGCAGCAATGCTGGACCTACAG ATGGGAAGAGCGTCCaggatttatttctgtggaaaacacaATCCGTGCCTACTACTACAGTATTGCTACCAAGACAGAAAATGGTCCAGAGACAGAGGACAAATCAAAAGCAGCTCTTCCTTGA